In Dermochelys coriacea isolate rDerCor1 chromosome 4, rDerCor1.pri.v4, whole genome shotgun sequence, the sequence TTAGGGTATGCCTGCattggagctggaaggtgtaatttccagtttgagtggacatacctgtgctagctcttaTTAAGCTAGTGCACTAAAGAGAAGTGTAGCTGTGCGTcgctagccaccccaagtactCAGGCAGCACTGCTGAGGCTACACTTGTGTTTAGCACATTAACTCAATTACAGCTAGTGCCAATACGTCTAGGGAGCTGCAAATtgcaccttccagctccagtgtagacatacccccaagCTGTTGACTGTGGCTAGGCTACAGGGTTATGTTGGCAGGGTTAAGGTAGTCCAAGTCACAAAGCAGCAGCTcttggagtcctgtgattacacGTGCAtgccatgttttttttaaaacactctcttccccttcctgttGCACAGAAACGCTTCAAAATGTGAACCCTACAGAGGATTGAAAACGTGGGCACAGGCagaatatcttcttactatatggtCCATGCTatgtatgcatccgatgcagttggctgtagcccacaaaagcttatgctctaataaatgtgttagtctctaaggtgccacaagtacgcctgttCTTTATACTATCCCATTGGGGCCCATAAACATTAATAGGGGGGATGGGTGGGCTCCACACACAGAGCACGCAATAAAAAGCCATCTAGGGCCCCCTTGAGCTGGGCGGGACTCGAAGCAAAGTCACCGCGGGGGCTCCGCCCCGCAGCACACACCCGCCCCGGCTTCTTCCCGAGCGCGGCTCGCGGCTGCCAGCCAGACGAGCTCGGGACAGCGCCACGACGCCGGAACCGGCGCATCACAGCGCATCGCCCCACCCCCCCCGCCTTCAAGCAGCCAATCAGCGCCCTTCGCCCGTTCGGCGCGTCACATTCCTGcggccagcccctcctccccgggCACGTGTGCTGTGTTGTGCCTGTCACAGCCCCCCCGACAGTACCTGTCCCGCCGCGGCTCTTCCTGGGCCTGGCGCGCTCCGCGGGGACTGGGCTGCCCTCCGCCGCGCACGCGCGCGCCCCTCGCCCCAGCATGTCCGGCTGCCCCGCCGCTGCCGCGCTCGCCGCCTGCCGCCAGGCCTGGGAGCAGGTGTTGGCCAAGGCCAAGCGGGCCGTGGTGTTCGTGGACGCGGCGTGCGCGGAGGGCCTGCACTGGGCGGGCGGCGGCGCGGGCCGGCTGCTGGAGGCCGGCGCCCTCAACGTCCAGGAGTTCTCCAGCTTTGAGGCGGGCGCGGCGGAGCAGCCCAAGGCGGTGTTCGTGGTGAGCAGCCTGCTGAAGGGCAGGGCGGTGGACATCATTCGCGACATCGTCAGCCTCAGCCGCTTCCAGTACTGCGTGGTGTTCACGGCCGTCAGCCACGCCGTGCACCTGCTGGCCCATGGGGCGCCCGGCGGCGCCGAGCCGGAGGGGGGCAGCCAGGCGGTCTTCGAGCAGTTCGAGGAGAAGCTCTGCCAGTGGATGGGCAACATGAACTACACCGCCGAGGTGCGCCATGCCCCCCTGCTCCTGGCGCCCATCTCGCCTCATCTCTTCGTGACCCCGGCCTTTGCTTCGCTCTTCCCCATGACGCCCCAGGACCTGGCTCGCATCAACTCCTCCAGGCCTGAGAAGAAAAAGTTGGGCAGCTTGAACGACCTGGActtctcctctctgcctcctgagCTGCAGCTTCAGATCCGAACCCTGGTGTCTGGCTTGAACTCCTTGTTTGAGTGCCTAAATGTGAGAGAGGAGTGCTTTGCAATTGGGACCCTGAGCAAGATTATCGCAGGGGTTTTGGCGAACTACTCACAGGCCAAAAACAGGAGGAAGACGGCACAAAACCGAGCCTCTGTCATCTTCATAGACAGGACACTGGATCTGACCGGTAAGAAGCTTAATATCAATATCACAATTGTGAGACATGCTTCATTGACATTATTATGGTGATCGGTGGATTTCGAAGTGCCTGTGCAGATAGGTGCTCCTGTATAAATCTGGCGATAGTGGCCCATTGAGAGTGGTGGAAATAAGAGATGTGACGACAAAGGCATGGGCTGGTGTTTAAAGCAGGAGACTGATTCATAAGTTccaggttctgccactgaccctgTGACCTAGAGAGAGTCTGTGTACATCTGTGTGGCTCACGGTTCCCAATCCTGGGAGAGGAgtgtggaagggagagagaaacgTGCTGTGAAGTTTATTTTATCAGggtttgtaaagtactttcaaATGCCAACATAAGGGAAAACAGTTTTTTTATAATGAGAATGAACCTGAGTTGTATCTTATTTAACTTTTAGTTTTCAGGTTTTGTATGTCAGTTGTCCTGACAGAAGCTATTTTAGCAAATACAgtagcaaaacaaaacacaactctCACCTTGGGGAGAGGATGAAATAATGAACCATACATGCTGTATGTTAGGCATGTCACTTAACGCACTCCTGGAAGGTGCTtaaatattacagtgatgagggcagtataagaacctgtatgggaaagaacagaacaagaataAAATGCCCAATGCTTGAAAAATTTACAagacattttctagctagatgtTGGAAAAAATGATATTGATAGGCAGACATGAAAGACTTGAGTAGGGGAGTCACCCGCAAGCTCTAGGGACAATAACCCGTGAGAAGGCCAAACTTGCATCTTTTATATCAGGATCTGCAGGTTGTGTGTCTCATAAGTTTGAATGCTTCCCACCAGAGATGGAAAGGGAAGGatgtttctctttttctcccccactccatttTATCTCAAGGTTTTGGGATTATTATGGAGAGGTACAGCGATACGCTAGCCCTCACCCCTTGGGAGACGGAAAGGAAAATGAGGGGGAAGAAAGCTAGGAAGAGAGTAGGACCTATCCACCTCACAGCAGCCTGGCTGCTGATGAGAATTTTCCTTCCCCATAAATAGCTTCAGTGGATCCCAGAACTTTCCCAAGAAGCAGCAGAGGATAAGCTGCCATATTGAATCTGATCAACATTCAGAATCATGTCTCTGACAGTAGCTGCCTGTACTAGTGGCTTTGTGGAAGGTATATACAACCCACTCCCTTTAATGGATATTTTTATGATAAAATGTCTCTGAGGCGATGTTTCTTCCTGTTTCTAGGCAGTTTGTGCTTGGCTTATGAGTTTAGGAGAACAAGTCCttatttgacttcaatgggactcatGTTCCTAAATcattcaggcacttttgaaaatctgacccttataTCCTAAGTATCATAActataaatgtttaatttttttagtccTGCTAAGATCTTTGGCTCAGTATGAGTTTCACACATTAATTTTATGGGATCTTTAAAAAGGATTTTCTTTTATATGTTTGACAtttacctattaatttaattgccCTCTCACTCTTGTATTCTGAAGCGTACATAGAAGCAAATAATTTACCTTCTCTATGCTATTTATTATGTTGTAAACTTCTGAAGTCTACCCTTTTATTCATCGCTAAACTACATAACGCTGATCTTTCAAAGCTCTCCATTTATGGAGCTCTTTCTGTGCTAGCAATAATTTTCCTTAGTCTTCTCTATACATCTTAATTCTGTTACATCAAAACTTAATTCAGTATCCAAGGTGACGGTACACCATAGATATACATTATGATATAATATTTTAAGTACTCTTAGAAGGACACAGAATTGTATCCTTGCTTGACTATGGTCAGTTTCATAGCTCTGTTCACAGGGTGctgaacagcaaatgtgaaaCTGACCTGAGTGATATTAATGTCATGCTGATGTTTGGGAAATCTGCTAGCAGTTCACTGGTTCACAATGAGTAGACCATATGCTTAACCATGTGCTAAACTTAATATTCTTTAATAAAAGTTTAGATTAAACTATCAATTTCTGTAGAAGTCCCGTACTTTCTAGGGAAAGTTTCCTACTTGCCATTGAATTTTTGAAGCTCTGATGGATAACTAAAAAGACAGCAGGTATCAGAATACTTCATCTATATTTTTaccatctcaaagaactgcaTGAGAGCacattcagaaagaaaaaaggagcaaTTGCTTATTACCACATTTTGAGACTGGCcaagaagagaaaagaacaaaGTTATACAAGAGCAGCCCCATACACTCTGACCATGGTTCCCATTGCAATTCAGCAACATCTAATAATCAAAGGCAGTATACATATTTAACAGTATTGGCATGGTACTTGATGTGCATCCATTGGAAGAAGAAAATCAACTACCAATGCAAATAGTTAGGTCTGTGACAGTTTAGCACCCTGCCTACCAAGCATCAAGGAGATTTGAGGCAACAAGGTACCAAGAGTTGTTTTGTTACCACCTTTTCaataagcttaaaaaaaaagaaaaaagagagattaGTATAGAGCTATAGTTGTCCATATTGTCAAAGTCAAGTGATTGCCAATGctttctagagagagagagagagagagattagtggctgctcttttttttttttttttttttttttttttttttttaaagtacatatgTGGCTGCTGCTCCAAAAACAATCTCCGCCAATGATGATTCTTCACTGTCTTTCCACGAGCCAGGTACAGCTTAGGTCACAGTCAGAAGTTTTCAAACCAAGTTCTCCCACCACCTCCAGTACTTCAGATAGCAACAGTGGCTGACGCAAAAGCAGAAGAATTGGCATTTGTCCCCTAAATACATTTCCCTGTCTCCACAGAAGCAGACATCTCTGCCTCCATCTGAACAAAATCTGCAAAATAAGAATTCTCACAGTAGCAAGAACTTAAGATCAGCCACTGAACACAAGCAGGTTGGATTAAATTATCCCGGCacccaaaacaaatctgatgatcAGATCTCAGAAATCTGTGCAAAGTTGGAGCCGTGAATCAAGTCATGAGCTGTTGTAATTTATTGACCACTGATCTTGCATTAATCAAAATGAACCAAAGGCCATtcaaaataattcttctgctgtgGGGAGTCTCTTGCATTTGATGTGTGAGGACAGGACAGGACCGCTATTTTGGATTGTTGAATATTTTCTGGTGTGAGCTGTCTTAACTAGTCTGTGGGGACTAACTGATTAGCAGAGGATTGGTGGTACATTAAACCAGGTCTTGGTAACAAGCAAAGTCAGGTATCTTGCCCAAGGTGTCATCCAAAATCCAATTTACTCATAGTCAACTTTGAACAAGCTGAGGAAGGTGATATCACAGTTGTCGGAAGGATACTTGCCCTACTAATTATACTGATGGGGATTGGAGAGGGTGAGAGGGGCATGGTGGTTGGAATCAAGAGGAGAGTCTCAAAGCCAAGTAACATGCAGTGATGGCAACCTAAAGTGGCTTTCAGAGTTCCTTCTTCTTCCACCCCTTCACAACTCTTCCCTTGTCAACTAACAGTTAAGACAGAAAAAACATATGTATTAATATTATGTGGTTATGAATGGTTTTTTGTTCCAAATTAGTTACTATTTAATTTTGAGCTTGCATCCTGGTCTCTTCTGTAATACATTTGAGGCCTGCTCCTCACTTGGATGTTTGAATTGAGAACACACTGCTCATGCCTGaggctctgtgtttgtcatggaggtcacagaagtcactgattctgtgacttctgcagcggcccgTGCAGTTGGCCCAGGAGCTACCTGAGCAGCTCGGGCAACCCTTGAGTGAGTCGCACCGGCTGCTgttggggcagtctcaggccccCTCGctctccagcagcaggagtttgggcattggggggctcagagctggggattggggtgtggggcggtgcttacctgggggggctccccggaagggcaacaggaactcccctccctcagctccccgTGCGTCTTcgacccacaggcactgcccccgaagc encodes:
- the SCFD2 gene encoding sec1 family domain-containing protein 2 isoform X2, coding for MSGCPAAAALAACRQAWEQVLAKAKRAVVFVDAACAEGLHWAGGGAGRLLEAGALNVQEFSSFEAGAAEQPKAVFVVSSLLKGRAVDIIRDIVSLSRFQYCVVFTAVSHAVHLLAHGAPGGAEPEGGSQAVFEQFEEKLCQWMGNMNYTAEVRHAPLLLAPISPHLFVTPAFASLFPMTPQDLARINSSRPEKKKLGSLNDLDFSSLPPELQLQIRTLVSGLNSLFECLNVREECFAIGTLSKIIAGVLANYSQAKNRRKTAQNRASVIFIDRTLDLTGAVGHHGDSLAEKIFSVLPRLPGHTNDVMVNMVELTALQTKDETCSIVAPGCLAQPNDPAAKALWESLMNLRQKEAVMEVRRHLVEAASRENLPIKMNMGRVTPEQLGSHIKLFKNNFKALRNHCGLLQLVLATIQALKHPQNAKWDSFLAFERLLLQNIGESEIPSVLNQLLPMIKSHNERTANDYTSEDFLVLLVYIYSVVGEIKAGKELDKAEEEVKKALIRTFCDEPELSSLLQKITQHSCWIQVATCISLRKFLFFMAAKESLKM